The Geotalea uraniireducens Rf4 genome window below encodes:
- a CDS encoding YehS family protein, translated as MTNNDLLRRLRYALNLNGETIAELCKLGGHEIRPIDVLKLLKKEEEPGFVACDDTVMGAFLDGLIISRRGAHDPKPGSAITTDMALHNNLILRKLRIALELNDEAMLAIFGKAGVQLSKSELSAMFRAKGHRNYKPCGDQILRNFIRGLTLGGGNT; from the coding sequence ATGACCAATAACGATCTGCTCCGCAGGCTCCGCTACGCGCTGAACCTGAATGGCGAAACCATAGCCGAATTATGCAAGTTGGGCGGGCATGAAATCAGACCGATAGACGTGCTGAAACTGCTGAAAAAAGAGGAAGAGCCCGGCTTTGTGGCCTGCGACGACACGGTGATGGGCGCGTTCCTGGACGGCCTGATCATCTCCAGGCGAGGCGCGCACGATCCGAAGCCCGGTTCGGCTATAACGACGGACATGGCGTTGCACAATAATCTCATTCTGAGGAAACTCAGAATAGCTCTGGAATTGAATGATGAGGCAATGCTCGCGATCTTCGGAAAGGCCGGCGTCCAGCTCTCAAAATCCGAATTGTCCGCGATGTTTCGAGCAAAAGGGCACAGAAATTACAAGCCCTGTGGCGACCAAATACTTCGCAACTTCATACGAGGGTTGACGCTTGGTGGCGGGAACACGTAG
- a CDS encoding EVE domain-containing protein — protein sequence MAYWLFKSEPGSFSIEDLRHRPGMTEHWDGVRNYQARNYLRDAVKPGDLVLFYHSNIPEPAVVGIAEVVRGGYPDYTAFNPGSEHFDPKSSPVSPIWYMVDVRYVAAMPRPVPLEQIKGNPLLAAMPLVKRSRLSIQPVTPEEWRTILAMGGMTDL from the coding sequence ATGGCCTACTGGCTCTTCAAAAGCGAACCGGGCAGCTTCTCCATCGAGGACCTGCGCCACCGGCCCGGCATGACCGAACACTGGGACGGGGTGCGCAACTACCAGGCTCGCAACTACCTGCGTGATGCCGTCAAGCCGGGGGACCTGGTGCTGTTCTATCACAGCAATATCCCTGAGCCGGCAGTGGTCGGGATTGCCGAGGTCGTCCGCGGAGGGTACCCGGACTACACCGCATTTAATCCCGGCAGTGAGCATTTCGACCCGAAATCATCCCCCGTCAGCCCGATCTGGTACATGGTGGACGTGCGCTACGTCGCCGCCATGCCCCGCCCGGTGCCGCTGGAGCAGATCAAGGGGAACCCGCTGTTGGCGGCCATGCCGCTGGTGAAGCGCAGCCGCCTCTCCATCCAGCCGGTGACCCCGGAAGAGTGGCGGACCATCCTTGCCATGGGGGGGATGACCGACTTGTGA
- a CDS encoding FKBP-type peptidyl-prolyl cis-trans isomerase, which translates to MKKVVIAAIATILAVPAFAAANNAIDKAAKEKGAVKTRSGMVYVSIKDGKGKSPSAASTVEVNYRGTLTNGKEFDSSYKRHQSISFPLSGVIPCWTEGVQMMKVGGKAKLVCPPELAYGSRGAGSDVPPNATLIFEVELLNIK; encoded by the coding sequence ATGAAGAAAGTTGTCATTGCAGCCATTGCCACTATTTTAGCGGTTCCGGCCTTTGCAGCAGCTAACAATGCCATCGACAAGGCCGCCAAGGAAAAAGGAGCTGTGAAGACCCGGTCCGGGATGGTCTATGTATCCATAAAGGATGGTAAAGGCAAGTCGCCGAGTGCCGCCAGCACCGTCGAAGTCAACTATCGTGGCACCCTGACGAACGGCAAGGAGTTTGACAGCTCCTACAAACGTCATCAGTCCATCAGTTTTCCACTCTCCGGCGTCATTCCCTGCTGGACCGAAGGGGTACAGATGATGAAGGTCGGCGGCAAGGCTAAACTGGTCTGCCCGCCTGAACTTGCCTACGGTTCCCGTGGGGCCGGCAGTGATGTCCCGCCCAATGCGACCCTCATTTTCGAGGTTGAACTGCTCAATATCAAATAG
- a CDS encoding alpha/beta fold hydrolase, whose amino-acid sequence MPTITTKDGMQIYFKDWGSGQPVVFSHGWPLSADAWEDQMVFLGSQGYRCIAHDRRGHGRSSQPWNGNDMDTYAADLATLVETLDLTNAIHVGHSTGGGEVARYIGRFGTKRVAKAVLIGAVPPLMLKTAANPGGLPMEAFDQIRASVIKDRSQFFKDLTMPFYGANRPGANVSQGLRDSFWLQGMQAGFKGVIDCIKAFSETDFTKDLEKFDVPTLIIHGDDDQIVPIGASALLSARLVKGATLKIYPGAPHGLCSTHKDRVNADLLAFLKE is encoded by the coding sequence ATGCCCACGATCACGACCAAAGACGGCATGCAGATATATTTCAAGGACTGGGGGAGCGGACAGCCCGTAGTCTTCAGCCATGGCTGGCCGCTCTCCGCGGACGCCTGGGAAGACCAGATGGTGTTTCTCGGCTCCCAAGGCTACCGCTGCATTGCCCATGACCGCCGCGGCCATGGCCGATCGAGCCAGCCCTGGAATGGCAACGACATGGACACCTACGCCGCCGACCTGGCGACACTCGTCGAAACGCTCGACCTGACGAACGCGATCCATGTCGGCCACTCCACGGGCGGCGGCGAAGTCGCCCGCTATATCGGCCGCTTTGGTACGAAACGGGTGGCCAAGGCCGTGCTGATCGGCGCGGTGCCGCCGCTGATGTTGAAGACGGCCGCCAATCCAGGCGGCCTGCCGATGGAAGCGTTCGACCAGATCCGCGCCAGCGTTATCAAAGACCGCTCGCAGTTCTTCAAGGATCTCACCATGCCTTTCTATGGCGCCAACAGGCCGGGCGCCAATGTTTCGCAGGGGCTGCGGGATTCGTTCTGGCTCCAGGGGATGCAGGCCGGTTTCAAAGGGGTCATCGACTGCATCAAGGCGTTCTCCGAGACGGACTTCACGAAAGATCTCGAGAAATTCGACGTGCCGACCCTGATCATCCACGGTGACGACGACCAGATCGTGCCGATCGGCGCCTCGGCCCTGCTCTCGGCCAGGCTCGTCAAGGGCGCCACGCTGAAGATCTATCCGGGTGCGCCCCACGGCCTCTGCTCGACCCATAAGGACCGGGTCAACGCGGATCTGCTCGCGTTCCTCAAGGAGTGA
- a CDS encoding HAD family hydrolase codes for MPKLGLFKPPRLRAVRKCGLTGKTAVVAGVMGAMMAKSSRSSFIVQSAVAGMAEKRYPANMTAHHILARRCWIFDLDGTLTLPVHDFAAIRSALGMTESDADILQFLASLPAAEAAARHARLIEIEYELAAKTAAAPGAGRLLDQLLRRDARVGILTRNTREIALHTLGQIGLKGYFTSDAILGREEAAPKPHPEGIEKLLAAWGSAPDETVMVGDYLFDLQVGRAAGTATIHVDRSGAFRWPELADLAVATLEELAVALAHAVPMPSL; via the coding sequence GTGCCGAAACTGGGACTCTTTAAGCCGCCGCGGCTTCGAGCCGTCCGCAAATGCGGATTGACCGGAAAAACAGCCGTGGTAGCGGGCGTAATGGGCGCTATGATGGCGAAAAGTAGTCGGTCCTCTTTTATAGTGCAGTCTGCCGTTGCCGGAATGGCGGAAAAAAGGTATCCTGCGAACATGACTGCTCACCACATCCTCGCCCGACGCTGCTGGATATTCGACCTGGATGGGACGCTGACCCTTCCGGTGCATGATTTTGCCGCCATCCGCAGCGCGCTCGGCATGACGGAGTCCGACGCCGACATCCTCCAGTTCCTCGCTTCTCTGCCTGCGGCCGAGGCCGCGGCCAGGCACGCCCGGTTGATCGAGATCGAGTATGAGCTGGCCGCCAAGACCGCAGCCGCCCCCGGCGCCGGGCGGCTGCTCGACCAGCTGCTCCGGCGCGACGCCCGCGTCGGCATCCTCACCCGCAACACGCGGGAGATCGCCCTCCACACCCTCGGCCAGATCGGTCTTAAAGGGTACTTTACCTCCGACGCCATCCTCGGCCGGGAAGAGGCCGCGCCCAAGCCCCATCCGGAGGGGATCGAGAAACTCCTCGCCGCCTGGGGGAGCGCACCGGACGAGACAGTGATGGTGGGGGACTACCTGTTCGACTTGCAGGTGGGACGCGCCGCCGGCACTGCCACCATCCATGTGGACCGCAGCGGCGCCTTCCGCTGGCCGGAGCTGGCCGACCTGGCGGTGGCCACCCTGGAGGAGCTGGCCGTGGCTCTGGCACACGCCGTACCCATGCCATCACTGTAA
- a CDS encoding SPFH domain-containing protein, which translates to MNPGTIVLGVLFALVVVTIFMGVRLVPQGYEFVVQRLGKYHSTLKPGLNFIIPYVDIVAYRLTTKDIPLEIGAQEAITKDNAVIVANAIAFIKIIDPVKAVYGISNYEYAIQNLVMTSLRAIIGEMELDRALSSRDIIKARLKDIISDDVTDWGILVKSVEIQDIKPSDSMQKAMEQQATAERLKRAMILEAEGKKEAMIREAEGKLEAAKREAEAQITLAEASAKAIEDIAGAVGEKELPALFLLGDRYVNAIQKLSASQNTKTFVLPADILAAVKGIAGRS; encoded by the coding sequence ATGAATCCTGGAACAATCGTCTTGGGAGTTTTGTTTGCACTGGTAGTCGTCACGATCTTCATGGGGGTGCGGCTTGTTCCCCAGGGGTACGAGTTTGTCGTGCAGCGTCTCGGCAAGTACCATTCGACCCTGAAGCCGGGGCTGAACTTCATCATTCCCTACGTCGATATTGTCGCCTACCGTTTGACGACAAAGGACATCCCCCTCGAAATCGGCGCCCAGGAGGCGATCACCAAGGACAACGCCGTCATCGTCGCCAATGCCATCGCCTTCATCAAGATCATCGATCCGGTGAAAGCGGTTTACGGCATCAGCAACTACGAGTATGCGATTCAGAACCTGGTGATGACCTCACTGCGGGCCATTATCGGCGAGATGGAACTCGACCGGGCGCTGTCGTCCCGTGACATCATCAAGGCACGCCTTAAAGACATAATTTCCGACGATGTCACCGACTGGGGCATCCTCGTCAAGTCGGTGGAGATCCAGGATATCAAGCCGTCCGATTCCATGCAGAAGGCGATGGAGCAGCAGGCCACCGCCGAGCGGCTGAAGCGAGCGATGATACTGGAGGCGGAAGGGAAAAAGGAAGCGATGATCCGGGAAGCCGAGGGGAAGCTGGAGGCGGCGAAAAGGGAAGCGGAGGCGCAGATAACGCTGGCCGAGGCGTCCGCCAAGGCAATTGAGGATATTGCCGGCGCGGTGGGGGAAAAAGAGCTCCCGGCGCTTTTTCTCCTGGGTGACCGCTACGTGAATGCGATCCAGAAGCTGTCCGCATCGCAGAATACGAAGACATTCGTCCTGCCGGCGGATATTCTGGCGGCCGTGAAGGGGATCGCGGGAAGGTCGTAG
- a CDS encoding serine hydrolase, translated as MSVLLLGAGWHAHGWYHRHFHSAAHRRVRLTGYRFISPLVDVELPEGYGVRQEPIPFKRKIKDFVQWQIDNGRVRNLSVYYRDLSDGPWFGINEKVEYNPASMMKVPVMIAWLELAEKDPRVLKQTFVFDGKENLSALQTIRPAQTITPGRAYTVEELLRYMISYSDNNATSLLYEGLSAAELEDVLLSMDIDNHPKDDRNSLTVHGFSGFFRVLYNASYLNRNMSEKALQLLSQEDFPQGIVGGVPKGIVVASKFGECNDVLPGEDKQLHEFGIVYHPKGPYILGIMTGGHDLALQAEVIRDISARIYAEVDASLPAKGGSPAKVEPGQK; from the coding sequence ATGTCGGTTCTGTTGCTGGGCGCCGGGTGGCACGCCCACGGCTGGTATCACCGTCACTTTCATTCTGCTGCCCATAGACGGGTCAGACTTACGGGGTATCGTTTCATCAGTCCGCTGGTCGATGTAGAACTCCCGGAAGGATACGGAGTCAGACAGGAGCCTATCCCCTTCAAGCGCAAGATCAAGGATTTCGTGCAGTGGCAGATCGACAACGGCCGGGTTCGGAACCTGTCGGTTTATTACCGTGACCTGTCTGATGGGCCGTGGTTTGGGATCAACGAGAAAGTGGAGTATAATCCGGCCAGCATGATGAAGGTGCCGGTGATGATCGCCTGGCTGGAGCTTGCCGAGAAAGACCCGCGGGTACTTAAACAGACGTTTGTCTTTGACGGCAAGGAGAACTTGAGCGCATTGCAGACCATAAGGCCGGCGCAGACGATCACCCCGGGGCGGGCATATACGGTTGAGGAACTGCTGCGTTACATGATCAGTTATTCTGACAACAATGCGACGTCATTGCTCTATGAAGGCCTGAGCGCAGCGGAGCTGGAGGACGTGCTGCTGAGCATGGATATCGACAACCATCCGAAAGACGACCGTAATTCCCTGACCGTCCACGGATTCTCGGGGTTTTTCCGCGTCCTCTACAATGCGTCCTACCTGAATCGCAATATGTCGGAAAAGGCGTTACAGCTCTTGAGCCAGGAGGATTTCCCGCAGGGAATCGTTGGGGGGGTGCCTAAAGGGATCGTGGTTGCGTCAAAATTCGGAGAGTGCAACGATGTGCTGCCCGGAGAGGATAAACAGCTGCACGAATTCGGCATCGTCTATCACCCGAAGGGGCCGTACATCCTGGGGATCATGACCGGCGGGCACGATCTGGCCCTCCAGGCGGAGGTCATCCGTGATATCTCCGCAAGGATTTATGCCGAGGTCGATGCGAGTCTCCCCGCCAAAGGCGGTAGCCCGGCGAAGGTTGAGCCTGGACAGAAGTGA
- a CDS encoding YceH family protein — protein MKMNLAEVEIRILGCLIEKELTTPENYPLSLNTLTNACNQKSNRAPLMDLAEADVVRGLDKLGARGLARLTTTGGRVAKYRHSLDDSLHLAPPALAVLAELMLRGPQTAGELRNRAERMTPLADIASVEEILGALMEFGPPLVTRLPRQPGRKEQRYAQLFAGEPDLPDDTPAPPPEPARQRVMAENERLARLDGEVSALRAEIASLRSTIEELRVLFE, from the coding sequence ATGAAAATGAACCTGGCCGAGGTGGAGATCAGGATACTCGGCTGCCTCATCGAAAAAGAACTGACCACCCCGGAGAACTACCCCTTGAGCCTCAACACCCTCACCAATGCCTGCAACCAGAAGTCGAACCGCGCCCCACTCATGGACCTGGCGGAGGCGGACGTGGTGCGCGGCCTCGACAAACTGGGGGCCCGGGGGCTGGCGCGGCTCACTACGACCGGCGGGCGGGTCGCCAAGTACCGTCATTCCCTCGACGACAGCCTGCACCTGGCTCCCCCTGCGCTGGCGGTACTCGCCGAGCTCATGCTGCGTGGCCCGCAGACGGCGGGCGAGTTGCGCAACCGGGCCGAGCGCATGACCCCGCTCGCCGACATTGCCTCGGTGGAGGAGATCCTCGGGGCGCTGATGGAGTTCGGCCCGCCTCTGGTGACCCGCCTCCCCCGTCAGCCCGGCCGCAAGGAGCAACGCTACGCCCAGCTCTTTGCCGGCGAGCCGGACCTGCCGGACGACACGCCTGCCCCTCCCCCCGAACCGGCACGGCAGCGGGTCATGGCCGAGAACGAGCGGCTCGCCAGGCTCGATGGGGAAGTATCCGCGTTGCGCGCCGAGATCGCTTCCCTGCGCAGCACGATCGAGGAACTCCGGGTGCTGTTCGAGTAA
- a CDS encoding NfeD family protein has protein sequence MNILWWHWLVVGMVLIGLELVVPSFTIIWFGLGAVLVGIVMVFAPGYPLPAQILTWTVVSAVLTIAWFRFFNPRSNKTFSGSAKGAVVGETGLVIRAAEPYARGTVKFQLPLLGADEWPCMAEESLKVGDRVKIVDVEGHVMKVEKTGKGVD, from the coding sequence ATGAACATACTGTGGTGGCACTGGCTGGTAGTCGGCATGGTCCTTATCGGTCTGGAGCTCGTCGTCCCCTCCTTCACCATCATCTGGTTCGGCCTCGGAGCCGTCCTGGTCGGCATTGTCATGGTGTTCGCACCGGGCTATCCCCTGCCCGCCCAGATTCTGACCTGGACCGTGGTCTCGGCGGTTCTCACCATCGCATGGTTCCGCTTTTTCAATCCCCGCAGCAACAAGACCTTCTCCGGCTCGGCGAAGGGGGCCGTAGTGGGAGAGACGGGGCTCGTTATCCGGGCCGCCGAGCCCTATGCCAGGGGGACCGTCAAGTTCCAGTTGCCGCTCCTGGGGGCTGATGAATGGCCGTGCATGGCCGAAGAGTCTCTGAAGGTGGGGGATCGGGTGAAGATAGTCGATGTGGAAGGACATGTGATGAAGGTCGAAAAAACCGGAAAAGGAGTGGACTAA
- a CDS encoding pirin family protein: protein MTSVRKISKVWKSKPTIEGAGVHLKRALGYYQVPLFDPFLLLDDFHSNYPPDYLKGFPWHPHRGIETITYVLHGRVEHGDSMGNKGVIESGDVQWMTAGSGIIHQEMPKGDDAGLMWGFQLWANLPASHKMMDPRYRGLVAAEIPTATLKGDVRVKVICGEIGGVKGPVQDVVIDPEYLDVTVPPETTFTHPVRRGHKVFAYVVDGEGYFDPERNAYAHEVVGTNYFDMKRDCACGAENLILYGDGDMVAITTQEQPVRFLLVSGQPIGEPVAWYGPIVMNTQEELRIAFEEYEKGTFIKHK from the coding sequence ATGACATCCGTGCGCAAGATCAGCAAAGTCTGGAAGAGCAAGCCGACCATCGAGGGGGCCGGCGTCCACCTGAAACGGGCCCTCGGCTATTACCAGGTGCCGCTGTTCGACCCTTTTCTGCTGCTCGACGATTTTCATTCCAACTATCCCCCGGACTATTTGAAGGGGTTCCCCTGGCACCCGCACCGGGGGATCGAGACGATCACCTATGTCCTCCACGGTCGGGTGGAGCACGGCGACAGCATGGGGAACAAGGGGGTCATCGAGTCGGGGGACGTGCAGTGGATGACCGCGGGGAGCGGCATCATCCACCAGGAGATGCCCAAGGGGGACGACGCCGGCCTCATGTGGGGGTTCCAGCTCTGGGCGAACCTCCCTGCTTCCCATAAGATGATGGATCCCCGTTATCGGGGCCTTGTCGCCGCAGAGATCCCGACGGCGACCCTCAAGGGGGACGTCCGGGTGAAGGTCATCTGTGGCGAGATCGGCGGGGTGAAGGGGCCGGTGCAAGACGTGGTCATCGATCCCGAGTATCTGGACGTGACGGTGCCGCCGGAAACGACCTTCACGCACCCGGTCAGGCGGGGGCACAAGGTCTTCGCCTACGTTGTGGACGGGGAGGGGTATTTCGATCCGGAACGGAACGCCTATGCCCACGAGGTGGTGGGGACCAACTATTTCGACATGAAGCGGGACTGCGCCTGCGGCGCGGAGAATCTCATCCTCTACGGGGACGGCGACATGGTGGCCATCACCACCCAGGAGCAGCCGGTCCGGTTTCTCCTCGTATCGGGCCAGCCGATCGGCGAGCCGGTCGCCTGGTACGGGCCGATCGTCATGAACACCCAGGAGGAGCTGCGGATTGCCTTCGAGGAGTACGAGAAGGGGACGTTCATCAAGCACAAATGA
- a CDS encoding VOC family protein has product MANPFVHVELVTNDVAEARKFYTALFDWKLEDIPGMDYTLIKVGEGTGGGMMKNPMPDSPSFWLAYVLVADAVAATEKAKSLGATICKEVTEIPGIGWFSVITDPTGATLALWQMNPDYQRPEA; this is encoded by the coding sequence ATGGCAAATCCGTTTGTGCATGTAGAGTTGGTGACCAATGACGTGGCTGAAGCCAGGAAATTCTATACCGCGTTGTTTGACTGGAAACTGGAAGACATCCCCGGGATGGACTATACCTTGATCAAGGTGGGTGAGGGGACGGGAGGCGGCATGATGAAAAACCCGATGCCCGATTCCCCTTCGTTCTGGCTGGCCTACGTCCTGGTGGCCGATGCGGTCGCCGCCACCGAAAAGGCCAAATCTCTGGGGGCGACGATCTGCAAGGAGGTCACCGAGATACCCGGTATCGGCTGGTTCAGCGTGATCACCGATCCGACCGGGGCTACGCTGGCGCTTTGGCAGATGAACCCGGATTACCAGAGACCCGAAGCATGA
- a CDS encoding DUF72 domain-containing protein: MKIHVGTSGYGYKEWKGIFYPEKISPKEMLRFYGERLNAVEINYTFYHMPTVGVLAPWAEQVPDDFAFALKAPQVITHLKQLRNVGEETDYFFRTLSVLERKLGPALFQFPKSFHAKKNRAALEDFLPLIPENVHCAFDLRSPTWLDAGIADLLRERGYSLCIEDTDENPAHEIVSTASWGYLRLRRSDYTDADLSQWMDMILAQKWEDVFVFFKHEEEAKGPEMAVRFLELAATDVAISRRKPAGDTG; encoded by the coding sequence ATGAAAATCCATGTCGGTACGAGCGGGTACGGATACAAGGAATGGAAAGGAATATTCTATCCGGAAAAGATCTCGCCCAAGGAAATGCTCCGCTTCTATGGAGAACGCCTCAACGCGGTGGAGATCAATTATACCTTTTATCACATGCCCACAGTGGGGGTCCTCGCACCTTGGGCGGAACAGGTCCCCGACGATTTTGCCTTCGCGCTCAAGGCGCCCCAGGTCATAACGCATCTGAAGCAGCTCCGAAACGTGGGTGAGGAGACCGACTACTTCTTCAGGACACTGTCGGTCCTGGAGCGGAAACTGGGGCCGGCCCTCTTTCAGTTTCCCAAGAGTTTTCATGCGAAAAAGAACCGCGCTGCGCTGGAAGATTTTCTCCCCCTGATTCCGGAAAACGTGCACTGCGCCTTTGATCTCCGCAGCCCGACCTGGCTCGATGCCGGAATTGCGGACCTCCTGCGTGAACGGGGATACAGCCTGTGCATCGAGGATACCGACGAGAACCCGGCCCATGAGATCGTCAGCACGGCGTCCTGGGGATACCTGCGCCTGCGCCGTTCCGATTATACGGATGCCGACCTCTCCCAATGGATGGACATGATCCTCGCGCAAAAATGGGAGGATGTTTTCGTTTTTTTCAAGCACGAGGAGGAGGCCAAAGGGCCCGAAATGGCGGTACGTTTTCTTGAGCTTGCCGCCACCGATGTCGCCATATCCCGCCGCAAGCCTGCCGGTGACACCGGCTGA
- a CDS encoding helix-turn-helix domain-containing protein — translation MLAHTKKHPTESIRLIGSPDVISRLRKYALKVGADIIEAANSIPASDISPELDTNPGGVYLRGIRLREEMTQEDLAKLTGIPRANISAMEHGKRPIGKETAKKLATVLHCDYRRFL, via the coding sequence ATGTTGGCACACACGAAAAAGCACCCTACTGAAAGCATCCGTCTTATCGGCTCCCCCGATGTCATAAGTCGTCTGCGAAAATATGCCCTCAAAGTCGGCGCCGACATCATCGAGGCGGCGAACAGCATCCCCGCGTCCGACATCTCGCCGGAACTGGACACCAATCCCGGCGGGGTGTATCTGCGCGGCATCCGCCTTCGCGAAGAGATGACACAGGAAGACCTGGCAAAGTTGACGGGCATCCCTCGTGCCAACATCAGCGCCATGGAACATGGCAAACGGCCCATCGGCAAGGAGACGGCAAAGAAGCTGGCAACCGTCTTGCACTGCGACTATCGCCGGTTTCTTTAA
- a CDS encoding NAD(P)-dependent oxidoreductase: protein MKKICIVGASGKLGQYMVQHALDRGYEVVGVCRERSVGKLDGFKGHITVIPGATNDREVIKKAVEGCDGVLTVLVPWGVHQYSSGTVQAVLDYARPGARLIFSCGWHITRDGQDVYSRTFILGVKAIGWIARMLRAVDIDDQVEACRRIFSSNTRWTVVRGSDLEEGESQGLPVWSRHVGDPVLASNITRRVDFALFMVAALENDELIHEAPAIVGCRTPSALAIKTGS, encoded by the coding sequence ATGAAGAAGATTTGCATTGTGGGTGCATCCGGGAAACTCGGGCAGTATATGGTACAGCATGCACTGGATCGGGGATACGAGGTGGTTGGCGTTTGTCGGGAACGCAGCGTGGGCAAACTTGACGGGTTCAAGGGGCATATCACCGTCATTCCCGGTGCGACGAACGACCGCGAGGTGATCAAGAAGGCAGTTGAAGGGTGCGACGGTGTGCTCACCGTGCTGGTCCCTTGGGGGGTTCACCAATACTCGTCGGGAACGGTGCAGGCGGTACTCGACTATGCGCGTCCGGGCGCGCGCCTCATATTCTCATGTGGCTGGCACATTACGCGGGACGGCCAGGACGTGTACTCGCGGACCTTCATTTTGGGTGTGAAGGCTATCGGATGGATCGCGCGGATGCTCCGCGCTGTGGACATCGACGACCAGGTTGAAGCATGCCGACGGATCTTTTCGAGCAACACTCGGTGGACTGTCGTCCGCGGCAGCGACCTCGAAGAAGGAGAGAGCCAAGGCCTTCCCGTATGGAGCAGACATGTCGGCGACCCCGTCCTCGCGAGCAACATCACGCGCCGCGTAGACTTTGCCCTTTTTATGGTTGCGGCCCTTGAGAACGACGAACTCATCCACGAGGCCCCCGCGATAGTCGGCTGCCGAACACCCTCGGCGCTTGCAATCAAGACGGGAAGCTAG
- a CDS encoding DUF2147 domain-containing protein, translating into MDKLLIVVTLILLAAPAFASGPDDVLGLWKTAGDRSRIELYRCGEKICGKVGWLREPRFTRSEDGPVGEVKIDWRNPDPALQKRLILGLQVIERLIYAGDNRWEKGVCYDPESGKSYKCKMRFVAPDRLDLRGYIGFSFIGRTYTLTR; encoded by the coding sequence ATGGATAAGCTGCTCATTGTTGTCACATTGATTCTACTGGCTGCACCAGCATTTGCCAGTGGTCCCGATGATGTGCTCGGGCTGTGGAAAACCGCTGGTGACCGGTCGAGGATCGAGTTGTACCGATGTGGCGAGAAGATCTGCGGCAAGGTCGGCTGGCTCAGGGAGCCCCGGTTTACCCGCAGTGAAGACGGCCCGGTTGGGGAGGTGAAAATCGATTGGAGAAATCCCGATCCGGCCCTGCAGAAACGCCTCATTTTGGGACTACAGGTAATCGAACGGCTGATCTATGCCGGGGACAACAGGTGGGAAAAAGGCGTATGTTACGACCCCGAAAGTGGCAAATCCTACAAGTGCAAGATGCGGTTTGTCGCTCCGGACAGGCTTGACTTGCGCGGGTATATCGGTTTTTCCTTCATTGGTCGTACCTACACGTTAACCAGATAG